In Thalassococcus sp. S3, the sequence CCATGGCTTGCCTGGGCGTTTGAGACCGAGATTTCGCAACAGCTCGCAGCATAGTTGCTCATCCGCCCTTGCGGGCGTCTTCGCGAAGAAGGCCTGCAAGGGACTGATGAGCACCCCCCCCTGACTTCTAAAAAGGACCAGAGATATGGCTCCCAAAGTACTCGTTTCCGACAAGCTTTCCCCTACTGCCGTTCAGATCTTTCGGGATCGGGGCATAGACGTCGACTTCGAACCCGATCTCGGCAAGGACAAGGAGAAACTGGCCTCTGTGATCGGGCAATACGATGGCCTCGCCATACGCTCGGCCACCAAAGTGACCGAAACCATCCTGCGCGAGGCGCAGAACCTCAAGGTCATTGGTCGGGCTGGCATCGGAACCGACAACATCGACAAGGATGCGGCCTCCAAAAAGGGTGTGATCGTCATGAACACGCCCTTTGGCAACATGATCACCACCGCCGAACACGCCATTGCCATGATGTTCGCCGTTGCACGCCAGATCCCCGAGGCCAGTGCCTCCACACATGCCGGCAAATGGGAGAAATCCCGTTTCATGGGTGTTGAACTCACCGGGAAGACCCTTGGCGTGATTGGCGCCGGCAATATCGGCGGGATCGTCTGTGACCGGGCCCGTGCGCTGAAAATGAAGGTTCTGGCCTACGATCCCTATCTCGGCGAGGAGAAGGCAAATGCCATGCAGGTGGAAAAGGTGGAGCTGGACGATCTGCTCACCCGTGCCGACTTCATTACCCTCCACGTGCCGCTCACCGATCAGACCAAGAACGTTCTGAGCCGGGAAAACCTGGAAAAGACCAAGAAAGATGTGCGCATCGTCAACTGCGCCCGCGGCGGGCTTGTCGATGAAGAGGCGCTGGCCGATCTTTTGAAGTCCGGGCATGTTGCAGGTGCCGCCTTTGACGTCTTCAGTGTCGAACCGGCCGAGAACAACCCGCTCTTCAACCTTCCCAATGTTGTGTGCACACCTCATCTAGGCGCTGCGACCACCGAAGCACAGGAAAACGTCGCCCTTCAGGTGGCCGAGCAGATGTCGAACTACCTGCTGACCGGCGCTGTTGAAAACGCGCTCAACATGCCGTCTGTCACCGCCGAAGAAGCCAAGGTGATGGGCCCGTGGGTCAAGCTCTCAGGGCATCTCGGCTCCTTCATCGGCCAGATGACGGACGAACCGATTGAAGCGATCAATATCCTCTATGACGGTTCCGTGGCCGAGATGAACCTTGAGGCACTGAATTGTGCGGTCATCGCGGGTATCATGAAACGGGTAAACCCCGATGTGAACATGGTGTCGGCCCCTGTGATCGCGGCAGAACGCGGGGTCAAGATCTCGACGACCAATCAGGCAAAATCGGGTGCATTCGAAGGATACATCAAAGTCACCGTGGTGACCGAAAAACGTGAGCGGTCTATTGGCGGCACTGTCTTCAGCGACGGCAAACCAAGGTTCATTCAGATCAAAGGGATCAATATCGATGCCGAGATCGGGGCCAACATGCTCTATACCACCAACGAGGATGTACCGGGCATCATCGGCACCCTGGGTCAGACGATGGGTGAGAACGGGGTCAATATCGCCAACTTTACCCTCGGCCGGTCAGAGGCGGGGGGCGAAGCCATCGCCCTCCTATACGTCGATGCACAGGTCCCCGCGCCCGTCTTGGAGCAGCTCGAAGCAACAGGTCTCTTCCAGCAGGTCAAACCCCTGGCTTTCGAAGTGGCCTGAGCCCCACATCTTTAAAGAACGCAACCGCTGCCCCTTGTCGGGCGGCGGTGTTTCGTTAGCTGTCAGGATGCACCGAAACGGAGGCTTTCCATGACCGATCCCATCTACGCCATCGGTGACGTTCACGGCCAGAAGCAGGCTCTGGATCAAGCGTTGGAGTGGATCGCCGCTGACGGGGGCGCGGATGCGGAGATCGTTTTTCTGGGCGATTACGTAGATCGCGGACCGGACAGCCGTGCCGTCATCGACTGTCTTGCAAGCGGCATCCAGGCGGGCCGTAACTGGCATGTTCTGCGCGGCAATCACGATCGCATGTTCTGCCGTTTCTATCGCTCTGGTATTCTGGGGGATGCGCGGATCAAATCCGGTCTCGAATGGCTGCATCCGCGGTTGGGCGGTGTCGATACATTGGCATCCTACGGTGTCAGTGCTGCGGAAGACGACCCGGTAGAGCCGCTGCTGGAGGAGGTGCGCCGTGCGGTGCCCGAAGCCCATATCGCCTTTCTGGAGGAACGCCCTCTATATCTGGAGACAAACAACTTTCTCTTCGTGCATGCCGGCATTCTGCCGGGCGTGCCGCTCGCCGATCAGATCGAGGATGATCTGATCTGGATCCGTGATCCTTTTCTGATGGAAAGTGCACCCCATCCCTGGCTCGTGGTCCACGGCCATACCGCGCTCGACTACCCGCAGCATTTTGGAAATCGCATCGATCTGGATGGCGGTGCCGGTTACGGACGCATGCTCTATCCCGCAGTTTTCGAGGATGGCGATGCTTGGCTGTTGAATTGCAATGGACGCGAAGCGCTGCGTCCCTGAAATCTCAAATGCGAATGATGTTCCAAGAAGAGATCAACCTCTTGGTAAGGCTTTCTGTTCACGATGGATGATGTGGTTGGGGGCCACATGTGAAGGGGTACTCAAGATGCATTCGCATTCATTGATCAAGAGTAAAGACACGTCGCCTGCCACCGCCCGGTGGCCTTGTCCGTAACCGCAGATGCGGGCCGGGCGGGCCCCGGGCATTTATCGCTTCATCGCCATCCGCGCGTACCGCTTTTGGTCGCCGCTGCGCATCAGGGCGTGGGCCAAAGATCGGTCGAGAGATATTTCAGACCGCTGTCGCACATCACAATGGCTATGCAGCCGCCGCGTTCCGGGCCTTTGAGCAGATCCAGCGCTGCAGCTGCATTCGCACCCGCTGAAAAGCCTGCAAAGATCCCCTCCACGCGCGCGAGGCGCTGCGCGGTTCGTCGCGCGGCGTCTCCTGTCACGGCGCGATATCCATCGACCGGCGCATGCGCCAGGAAGCTTAGGTCCGCCATTGCATAGCCGCCACCCTGGATCGGATGATCGGG encodes:
- a CDS encoding metallophosphoesterase family protein, yielding MTDPIYAIGDVHGQKQALDQALEWIAADGGADAEIVFLGDYVDRGPDSRAVIDCLASGIQAGRNWHVLRGNHDRMFCRFYRSGILGDARIKSGLEWLHPRLGGVDTLASYGVSAAEDDPVEPLLEEVRRAVPEAHIAFLEERPLYLETNNFLFVHAGILPGVPLADQIEDDLIWIRDPFLMESAPHPWLVVHGHTALDYPQHFGNRIDLDGGAGYGRMLYPAVFEDGDAWLLNCNGREALRP
- the serA gene encoding phosphoglycerate dehydrogenase, translating into MAPKVLVSDKLSPTAVQIFRDRGIDVDFEPDLGKDKEKLASVIGQYDGLAIRSATKVTETILREAQNLKVIGRAGIGTDNIDKDAASKKGVIVMNTPFGNMITTAEHAIAMMFAVARQIPEASASTHAGKWEKSRFMGVELTGKTLGVIGAGNIGGIVCDRARALKMKVLAYDPYLGEEKANAMQVEKVELDDLLTRADFITLHVPLTDQTKNVLSRENLEKTKKDVRIVNCARGGLVDEEALADLLKSGHVAGAAFDVFSVEPAENNPLFNLPNVVCTPHLGAATTEAQENVALQVAEQMSNYLLTGAVENALNMPSVTAEEAKVMGPWVKLSGHLGSFIGQMTDEPIEAINILYDGSVAEMNLEALNCAVIAGIMKRVNPDVNMVSAPVIAAERGVKISTTNQAKSGAFEGYIKVTVVTEKRERSIGGTVFSDGKPRFIQIKGINIDAEIGANMLYTTNEDVPGIIGTLGQTMGENGVNIANFTLGRSEAGGEAIALLYVDAQVPAPVLEQLEATGLFQQVKPLAFEVA